The Drosophila biarmipes strain raj3 chromosome 2L, RU_DBia_V1.1, whole genome shotgun sequence genome has a window encoding:
- the LOC108036752 gene encoding uncharacterized protein LOC108036752 isoform X5, with protein sequence MLQTAKKVARKGGSGQANGLTFGQFCVLAADLKRFRASTISNQSSYCDYQTLSSGLLLPEHDDPAITSKQHLQSPVATTTSPAYSTKKPDSHGTELRSTKSFSSVDDTKKKKNASNEPVEVFLGGSCNPTTWRADVAIPALKELGISFYNPQVSDWTPDLIELEHRAKEKARVLFFVMDSETRASAGAIEAAHIAGQNCKQLVLVLHPYKPNQKILNEPISQQEYLDLNRNQLILKELVSRRGLPVLDNIPLGLQRTKDILSGIRDPPSKISSILDTVRGAFDRVNPQNDLLTVEQCKRALLFLGYAQSLVNLDNLTKIIINQRESLKLLQTHSTVAVDVDAGNCSQTTLPSQELIDFDLFCVISAYLSVLQQEIHESGCISPIKGTNVPPPQVYFTNAPDVDIYYSASKNISRTSSNASVPSNSSSGIGPDLERHTLFEQLSRSRDSGTSSPQPTASSSLGKSLRPQIMLNVESIETTEIITTKTVETKANTLTTSVVVPAEEEESDSNDSVFSSSSSIASAGDALCCGGGLDIRDVYLGGSCVLRTKWRQDLAVPYLQSKSVSFHTPALHESIQQMIQNQDQDGATQQQTAPPQEQLQHQRSFVRTRRKCKGNQLQLVEQEELTVAEESLSWSLPPVAVRQSLYNPSLLDSSRVLLFVISNETRSLAPMTLAAHCIGLMYNVVLAVQMLPEDCVLGGEKLTVAAIKDYNRGRSYLIDLAKRQGVPVFTDIRAALECTVAKVKAYNNRDRC encoded by the exons ATGCTGCAGACTGCCAAGAAAGTGGCCCGAAAGGGAGGAAGTGGTCAGGCGAATGGCTTGACCTTCGGTCAGTTTTGTGTTCTAGCCGCGGATCTGAAACGCTTCAG AGCTTCAACAATTTCGAATCAATCGTCCTACTGCGACTATCAGACTCTGTCCTCGGGTCTACTGCTCCCGGAACATGATGATCCTGCCATCACCTCCAAGCAACACCTGCAGTCCCCAGTTGCGACCACCACGTCACCTGCCTACAGCACCAAAAAGCCGGATAGCCATGGAACCGAATTAAGGAGTACCAAGTCCTTCAGCAGTGTGGATgataccaaaaaaaagaagaatgCCAGCAATGAGCCCGTTGAGGTGTTCCTCGGCGGTTCTTGTAATCCAACCACCTGGAGAGCCGACGTTGCCATTCCAGCCCTCAAGGAGCTGGGAATTTCATTTTACAATCCA CAAGTATCCGATTGGACGCCCGATCTTATCGAGCTCGAGCATCGAGCTAAGGAAAAGGCCCGTGTATTATTCTTCGTTATGGATTCGGAAACACGCGCATCTGCTGGTGCCATCGAGGCGGCACACATAGCGGGTCAAAACTGCAAGCAGCTGGTGTTGGTTTTGCATCCGTATAAACCAAATCAGAAGATCCTTAATGAGCCTATTTCACAGCA AGAATACCTCGATTTGAATCGCAACCAGCTGATACTTAAGGAGCTGGTCTCCCGTCGCGGTCTGCCCGTATTGGATAACATACCATTGGGTCTGCAGCGCACCAAGGATATCCTATCTGGCATCAGAGATCCACCGTCCAAAATATCTTCTATTTTAGA TACCGTTCGCGGCGCCTTTGATCGCGTAAACCCGCAAAACGATCTGCTCACTGTGGAACAGTGCAAACGAGCTCTCTTATTTCTAGGCTATGCTCAGAGTTTAGTTAATTTAGACAATTTAACTAAGATCATAATCAACCAACGCGAATCGCTGAAATTGCTCCAAACGCACAGCACAGTAGCGGTGGATGTCGATGCTGGCAATTGTAGCCAGACCACCCTGCCTAGCCAGGAGCTCATTGACTTCGATCTGTTCTGTGTGATCTCGGCGTATCTGTCCGTCCTACAGCAGGAGATCCACGAAAGCGGATGCATTTCGCCCATTAAGGGCACCAATGTGCCGCCACCGCAGGTTTACTTCACCAATG CTCCAGATGTGGATATTTACTACTCGGCCAGCAAGAATATTTCGCGCACGTCGAGCAACGCCAGTGTTCCGTCCAACAGCAGCAGTGGAATCGGTCCCGACTTGGAACGACATACTCTCTTTGAGCAACTGAGTCGCAGTAGGGACAGTGGAACTTCCTCTCCCCAGCCCACTGCATCGAGCAGTTTGGGTAAAAGCCTCCGACCACAGATCATGCTGAATGTGGAGTCTATCGAGACGACCGAGATAATCACCACAAAAACGGTAGAGACCAAGGCGAACACGTTGACTACATCCGTGGTTGTGCCTGCCGAAGAGGAGGAGAGTGACTCCAATGATTCAGTCTTCTCCAGTAGCAGTTCAATAGCTAGTGCCGGCGATGCGCTCTGCTGTGGTGGTGGTTTGGATATCCGGGATGTCTACCTAGGCGGAAGTTGTGTCCTCCGCACCAAATGGCGTCAAGATTTGGCTGTCCCCTATCTACAGTCCAAGAGTGTTAGTTTTCACACCCCGGCGCTGCATGAGAGTATCCAGCAGATGATTCAAAATCAGGATCAGGATGGTGCCACTCAGCAGCAAACAGCGCCACCGCAAGAACAGCTGCAGCATCAGAGGTCTTTTGTGCGCACTCGCAGAAAGTGCAAAGGGAATCAGTTGCAGCTggtggagcaggaggagctgaCGGTGGCAGAGGAGTCGCTCAGCTGGTCCTTGCCGCCGGTCGCCGTCCGCCAGAGCCTGTACAACCCATCGCTCCTGGACTCCAGTCGAGTCCTGCTCTTCGTAATCAGCAACGAGACCCGTTCCCTGGCACCCATGACCCTGGCCGCCCATTGCATTGGTCTTATGTACAACGTTGTTCTGGCGGTTCAGATGCTGCCCGAGGACTGTGTACTAGGTGGTGAAAAG CTGACTGTAGCGGCCATCAAGGACTATAATCGCGGACGGTCGTACCTGATCGACCTGGCCAAAAGGCAAGGCGTGCCCGTTTTCACCGACATTCGGGCCGCCCTCGAGTGCACCGTGGCCAAGGTGAAGGCGTACAACAATCGCGACCGCTGCTAA
- the LOC108036752 gene encoding uncharacterized protein LOC108036752 isoform X3, with protein MSSRVACISALYSNFKNLSLWCVTLLADIGFTSNPLEETSVEVLNAWRAKARCNVVPDERTQELFHELSFHPSQKQISEMLQTAKKVARKGGSGQANGLTFGQFCVLAADLKRFRASTISNQSSYCDYQTLSSGLLLPEHDDPAITSKQHLQSPVATTTSPAYSTKKPDSHGTELRSTKSFSSVDDTKKKKNASNEPVEVFLGGSCNPTTWRADVAIPALKELGISFYNPQVSDWTPDLIELEHRAKEKARVLFFVMDSETRASAGAIEAAHIAGQNCKQLVLVLHPYKPNQKILNEPISQQEYLDLNRNQLILKELVSRRGLPVLDNIPLGLQRTKDILSGIRDPPSKISSILDTVRGAFDRVNPQNDLLTVEQCKRALLFLGYAQSLVNLDNLTKIIINQRESLKLLQTHSTVAVDVDAGNCSQTTLPSQELIDFDLFCVISAYLSVLQQEIHESGCISPIKGTNVPPPQVYFTNAPDVDIYYSASKNISRTSSNASVPSNSSSGIGPDLERHTLFEQLSRSRDSGTSSPQPTASSSLGKSLRPQIMLNVESIETTEIITTKTVETKANTLTTSVVVPAEEEESDSNDSVFSSSSSIASAGDALCCGGGLDIRDVYLGGSCVLRTKWRQDLAVPYLQSKSVSFHTPALHESIQQMIQNQDQDGATQQQTAPPQEQLQHQRSFVRTRRKCKGNQLQLVEQEELTVAEESLSWSLPPVAVRQSLYNPSLLDSSRVLLFVISNETRSLAPMTLAAHCIGLMYNVVLAVQMLPEDCVLGGEKLTVAAIKDYNRGRSYLIDLAKRQGVPVFTDIRAALECTVAKVKAYNNRDRC; from the exons AGAAGTTCTGAATGCATGGCGAGCAAAGGCCAGGTGCAATGTGGTGCCCGACGAGCGAACACAGGAACTCTTCCACGAGCTAAGCTTCCATCCTAGCCAAAAGCAGA TTAGTGAAATGCTGCAGACTGCCAAGAAAGTGGCCCGAAAGGGAGGAAGTGGTCAGGCGAATGGCTTGACCTTCGGTCAGTTTTGTGTTCTAGCCGCGGATCTGAAACGCTTCAG AGCTTCAACAATTTCGAATCAATCGTCCTACTGCGACTATCAGACTCTGTCCTCGGGTCTACTGCTCCCGGAACATGATGATCCTGCCATCACCTCCAAGCAACACCTGCAGTCCCCAGTTGCGACCACCACGTCACCTGCCTACAGCACCAAAAAGCCGGATAGCCATGGAACCGAATTAAGGAGTACCAAGTCCTTCAGCAGTGTGGATgataccaaaaaaaagaagaatgCCAGCAATGAGCCCGTTGAGGTGTTCCTCGGCGGTTCTTGTAATCCAACCACCTGGAGAGCCGACGTTGCCATTCCAGCCCTCAAGGAGCTGGGAATTTCATTTTACAATCCA CAAGTATCCGATTGGACGCCCGATCTTATCGAGCTCGAGCATCGAGCTAAGGAAAAGGCCCGTGTATTATTCTTCGTTATGGATTCGGAAACACGCGCATCTGCTGGTGCCATCGAGGCGGCACACATAGCGGGTCAAAACTGCAAGCAGCTGGTGTTGGTTTTGCATCCGTATAAACCAAATCAGAAGATCCTTAATGAGCCTATTTCACAGCA AGAATACCTCGATTTGAATCGCAACCAGCTGATACTTAAGGAGCTGGTCTCCCGTCGCGGTCTGCCCGTATTGGATAACATACCATTGGGTCTGCAGCGCACCAAGGATATCCTATCTGGCATCAGAGATCCACCGTCCAAAATATCTTCTATTTTAGA TACCGTTCGCGGCGCCTTTGATCGCGTAAACCCGCAAAACGATCTGCTCACTGTGGAACAGTGCAAACGAGCTCTCTTATTTCTAGGCTATGCTCAGAGTTTAGTTAATTTAGACAATTTAACTAAGATCATAATCAACCAACGCGAATCGCTGAAATTGCTCCAAACGCACAGCACAGTAGCGGTGGATGTCGATGCTGGCAATTGTAGCCAGACCACCCTGCCTAGCCAGGAGCTCATTGACTTCGATCTGTTCTGTGTGATCTCGGCGTATCTGTCCGTCCTACAGCAGGAGATCCACGAAAGCGGATGCATTTCGCCCATTAAGGGCACCAATGTGCCGCCACCGCAGGTTTACTTCACCAATG CTCCAGATGTGGATATTTACTACTCGGCCAGCAAGAATATTTCGCGCACGTCGAGCAACGCCAGTGTTCCGTCCAACAGCAGCAGTGGAATCGGTCCCGACTTGGAACGACATACTCTCTTTGAGCAACTGAGTCGCAGTAGGGACAGTGGAACTTCCTCTCCCCAGCCCACTGCATCGAGCAGTTTGGGTAAAAGCCTCCGACCACAGATCATGCTGAATGTGGAGTCTATCGAGACGACCGAGATAATCACCACAAAAACGGTAGAGACCAAGGCGAACACGTTGACTACATCCGTGGTTGTGCCTGCCGAAGAGGAGGAGAGTGACTCCAATGATTCAGTCTTCTCCAGTAGCAGTTCAATAGCTAGTGCCGGCGATGCGCTCTGCTGTGGTGGTGGTTTGGATATCCGGGATGTCTACCTAGGCGGAAGTTGTGTCCTCCGCACCAAATGGCGTCAAGATTTGGCTGTCCCCTATCTACAGTCCAAGAGTGTTAGTTTTCACACCCCGGCGCTGCATGAGAGTATCCAGCAGATGATTCAAAATCAGGATCAGGATGGTGCCACTCAGCAGCAAACAGCGCCACCGCAAGAACAGCTGCAGCATCAGAGGTCTTTTGTGCGCACTCGCAGAAAGTGCAAAGGGAATCAGTTGCAGCTggtggagcaggaggagctgaCGGTGGCAGAGGAGTCGCTCAGCTGGTCCTTGCCGCCGGTCGCCGTCCGCCAGAGCCTGTACAACCCATCGCTCCTGGACTCCAGTCGAGTCCTGCTCTTCGTAATCAGCAACGAGACCCGTTCCCTGGCACCCATGACCCTGGCCGCCCATTGCATTGGTCTTATGTACAACGTTGTTCTGGCGGTTCAGATGCTGCCCGAGGACTGTGTACTAGGTGGTGAAAAG CTGACTGTAGCGGCCATCAAGGACTATAATCGCGGACGGTCGTACCTGATCGACCTGGCCAAAAGGCAAGGCGTGCCCGTTTTCACCGACATTCGGGCCGCCCTCGAGTGCACCGTGGCCAAGGTGAAGGCGTACAACAATCGCGACCGCTGCTAA
- the LOC108036752 gene encoding uncharacterized protein LOC108036752 isoform X4, whose protein sequence is MHKMVKLFLREVLNAWRAKARCNVVPDERTQELFHELSFHPSQKQISEMLQTAKKVARKGGSGQANGLTFGQFCVLAADLKRFRASTISNQSSYCDYQTLSSGLLLPEHDDPAITSKQHLQSPVATTTSPAYSTKKPDSHGTELRSTKSFSSVDDTKKKKNASNEPVEVFLGGSCNPTTWRADVAIPALKELGISFYNPQVSDWTPDLIELEHRAKEKARVLFFVMDSETRASAGAIEAAHIAGQNCKQLVLVLHPYKPNQKILNEPISQQEYLDLNRNQLILKELVSRRGLPVLDNIPLGLQRTKDILSGIRDPPSKISSILDTVRGAFDRVNPQNDLLTVEQCKRALLFLGYAQSLVNLDNLTKIIINQRESLKLLQTHSTVAVDVDAGNCSQTTLPSQELIDFDLFCVISAYLSVLQQEIHESGCISPIKGTNVPPPQVYFTNAPDVDIYYSASKNISRTSSNASVPSNSSSGIGPDLERHTLFEQLSRSRDSGTSSPQPTASSSLGKSLRPQIMLNVESIETTEIITTKTVETKANTLTTSVVVPAEEEESDSNDSVFSSSSSIASAGDALCCGGGLDIRDVYLGGSCVLRTKWRQDLAVPYLQSKSVSFHTPALHESIQQMIQNQDQDGATQQQTAPPQEQLQHQRSFVRTRRKCKGNQLQLVEQEELTVAEESLSWSLPPVAVRQSLYNPSLLDSSRVLLFVISNETRSLAPMTLAAHCIGLMYNVVLAVQMLPEDCVLGGEKLTVAAIKDYNRGRSYLIDLAKRQGVPVFTDIRAALECTVAKVKAYNNRDRC, encoded by the exons AGAAGTTCTGAATGCATGGCGAGCAAAGGCCAGGTGCAATGTGGTGCCCGACGAGCGAACACAGGAACTCTTCCACGAGCTAAGCTTCCATCCTAGCCAAAAGCAGA TTAGTGAAATGCTGCAGACTGCCAAGAAAGTGGCCCGAAAGGGAGGAAGTGGTCAGGCGAATGGCTTGACCTTCGGTCAGTTTTGTGTTCTAGCCGCGGATCTGAAACGCTTCAG AGCTTCAACAATTTCGAATCAATCGTCCTACTGCGACTATCAGACTCTGTCCTCGGGTCTACTGCTCCCGGAACATGATGATCCTGCCATCACCTCCAAGCAACACCTGCAGTCCCCAGTTGCGACCACCACGTCACCTGCCTACAGCACCAAAAAGCCGGATAGCCATGGAACCGAATTAAGGAGTACCAAGTCCTTCAGCAGTGTGGATgataccaaaaaaaagaagaatgCCAGCAATGAGCCCGTTGAGGTGTTCCTCGGCGGTTCTTGTAATCCAACCACCTGGAGAGCCGACGTTGCCATTCCAGCCCTCAAGGAGCTGGGAATTTCATTTTACAATCCA CAAGTATCCGATTGGACGCCCGATCTTATCGAGCTCGAGCATCGAGCTAAGGAAAAGGCCCGTGTATTATTCTTCGTTATGGATTCGGAAACACGCGCATCTGCTGGTGCCATCGAGGCGGCACACATAGCGGGTCAAAACTGCAAGCAGCTGGTGTTGGTTTTGCATCCGTATAAACCAAATCAGAAGATCCTTAATGAGCCTATTTCACAGCA AGAATACCTCGATTTGAATCGCAACCAGCTGATACTTAAGGAGCTGGTCTCCCGTCGCGGTCTGCCCGTATTGGATAACATACCATTGGGTCTGCAGCGCACCAAGGATATCCTATCTGGCATCAGAGATCCACCGTCCAAAATATCTTCTATTTTAGA TACCGTTCGCGGCGCCTTTGATCGCGTAAACCCGCAAAACGATCTGCTCACTGTGGAACAGTGCAAACGAGCTCTCTTATTTCTAGGCTATGCTCAGAGTTTAGTTAATTTAGACAATTTAACTAAGATCATAATCAACCAACGCGAATCGCTGAAATTGCTCCAAACGCACAGCACAGTAGCGGTGGATGTCGATGCTGGCAATTGTAGCCAGACCACCCTGCCTAGCCAGGAGCTCATTGACTTCGATCTGTTCTGTGTGATCTCGGCGTATCTGTCCGTCCTACAGCAGGAGATCCACGAAAGCGGATGCATTTCGCCCATTAAGGGCACCAATGTGCCGCCACCGCAGGTTTACTTCACCAATG CTCCAGATGTGGATATTTACTACTCGGCCAGCAAGAATATTTCGCGCACGTCGAGCAACGCCAGTGTTCCGTCCAACAGCAGCAGTGGAATCGGTCCCGACTTGGAACGACATACTCTCTTTGAGCAACTGAGTCGCAGTAGGGACAGTGGAACTTCCTCTCCCCAGCCCACTGCATCGAGCAGTTTGGGTAAAAGCCTCCGACCACAGATCATGCTGAATGTGGAGTCTATCGAGACGACCGAGATAATCACCACAAAAACGGTAGAGACCAAGGCGAACACGTTGACTACATCCGTGGTTGTGCCTGCCGAAGAGGAGGAGAGTGACTCCAATGATTCAGTCTTCTCCAGTAGCAGTTCAATAGCTAGTGCCGGCGATGCGCTCTGCTGTGGTGGTGGTTTGGATATCCGGGATGTCTACCTAGGCGGAAGTTGTGTCCTCCGCACCAAATGGCGTCAAGATTTGGCTGTCCCCTATCTACAGTCCAAGAGTGTTAGTTTTCACACCCCGGCGCTGCATGAGAGTATCCAGCAGATGATTCAAAATCAGGATCAGGATGGTGCCACTCAGCAGCAAACAGCGCCACCGCAAGAACAGCTGCAGCATCAGAGGTCTTTTGTGCGCACTCGCAGAAAGTGCAAAGGGAATCAGTTGCAGCTggtggagcaggaggagctgaCGGTGGCAGAGGAGTCGCTCAGCTGGTCCTTGCCGCCGGTCGCCGTCCGCCAGAGCCTGTACAACCCATCGCTCCTGGACTCCAGTCGAGTCCTGCTCTTCGTAATCAGCAACGAGACCCGTTCCCTGGCACCCATGACCCTGGCCGCCCATTGCATTGGTCTTATGTACAACGTTGTTCTGGCGGTTCAGATGCTGCCCGAGGACTGTGTACTAGGTGGTGAAAAG CTGACTGTAGCGGCCATCAAGGACTATAATCGCGGACGGTCGTACCTGATCGACCTGGCCAAAAGGCAAGGCGTGCCCGTTTTCACCGACATTCGGGCCGCCCTCGAGTGCACCGTGGCCAAGGTGAAGGCGTACAACAATCGCGACCGCTGCTAA
- the LOC108036758 gene encoding catalase: MCSRDPATNQLIDYKNNDSEVQKEITTSSGSPVGVKDAIQTVGPRGPALLQDFQFLDELMHFDSERIPERVAYAKGAGAFGYFECTHDISKFCAATIFDKVKKRCAIAMRFSVACGEQGSADTVREQRGFAVKFYTDDGIWDIVGCNMPVYYVRDPSLFPSLIHAQKRNPQTHLRDPDMFWDFMTLRPETLHALLMYFSDRGTPDGYRHLHGYGVHTYRMINATGETQYVKFHFKTDQGVKNLDSRRCEELMSHDPDYAIRDLYNSIKKGNYPSWSMYIQVMLNEEAKKCRFNPFDVTKVWPQKDFPLLPVGKLVLDRNPTNYFTEVEQLAFSPAHMVPGVEPSPDKMLQGRLFAYGDSQRHRMGVNYMQIPVNCPYRVNVRNFQRDGQMTVTDNQNGAPNYFPNSFCGPKESPRALGLQTCCPLTGDVYRFMSGDTEDNFSQVTDFWTYTLDNCGRKRLVRNLSEHLTEASQFLQERAVKLFTMVHSDFGRLMTEALNTARISKF; this comes from the exons atgtgttcacGCGATCCGGCCACAAATCAATTGATTGACTACAAGAATAATGACTCCGAGGTGCAAAAGGAGATCACGACCTCCAGTGGATCACCGGTTGGCGTAAAGGATGCCATACAGACGGTGGGACCAAGGGGTCCAGCCTTACTTCAGGACTTTCAGTTTCTCGACGAGCTAATGCACTTCGATTCCGAACGGATTCCCGAGAGGGTGGCCTATGCCAAGGGAGCGGGGGCCTTTGGCTATTTCGAGTGCACCCACGACATTTCCAAGTTCTGTGCAGCCACAATTTTCGATAAGGTTAAGAAACGATGTGCCATCGCTATGCGATTTTCCGTTGCCTGTGGAGAACAGGGTTCAGCGGATACCGTCCGCGAGCAACGTGGTTTTGCGGTCAAATTCTATACTGACGACGGTATCTGGGATATTGTGGGTTGCAACATGCCCGTGTACTATGTGAGGGATCCCTCGCTGTTCCCCAGCTTGATCCACGCCCAAAAACGCAATCCACAGACCCATTTAAGGGATCCTGATATGTTCTGGGATTTCATGACACTACGTCCGGAAACACTGCATGCTCTGCTTATGTACTTTAGCGATCGGGGAACGCCCGACGGATATCGCCACTTGCACGGCTATGGAGTTCACACCTATCGCATGATCAATGCGACCGGGGAAACGCAGTACGTTAAATTCCACTTCAAGACGGATCAGGGTGTCAAAAACCTGGACAGCCGACGATGCGAGGAGCTAATGTCCCACGATCCGGATTACGCCATCAGAGATCTATATAACTCCATAAAGAAGGGCAACTATCCCAGCTGGTCCATGTACATTCAG GTAATGCTCAACGAGGAGGCCAAAAAATGTCGTTTCAACCCTTTCGATGTGACGAAAGTGTGGCCCCAAAAGGATTTTCCCCTTCTGCCCGTCGGAAAGCTGGTCCTCGATCGCAACCCCACCAACTACTTCACGGAGGTGGAGCAGCTGGCCTTCAGCCCGGCCCACATGGTTCCGGGGGTCGAGCCCTCGCCGGACAAGATGCTCCAGGGCCGTCTCTTTGCCTACGGGGACTCGCAGCGCCACCGCATGGGCGTTAACTACATGCAGATCCCGGTGAACTGCCCCTACAGAGTGAACGTGAGGAACTTCCAGCGGGATGGTCAAATGACGGTGACTGACAATCAAAACGGGGCCCCCAACTACTTCCCCAACTCCTTCTGCGGCCCGAAGGAAAGTCCCCGGGCGTTGGGCCTGCAAACCTGCTGCCCTCTGACCGGGGATGTCTACCGATTTATGAGCGGTGATACGGAGGACAACTTCAGCCAGGTGACCGACTTTTGGACCTACACCCTGGACAATTGCGGCCGGAAGCGACTGGTCCGCAATCTGTCCGAACACCTTACCGAGGCCAGTCAGTTCCTCCAGGAACGGGCAGTGAAACTATTCACCATGGTACACTCCGATTTCGGACGGTTGATGACGGAGGCCCTGAACACGGCCAGAATATCCAAGTTCTAG
- the LOC108036752 gene encoding uncharacterized protein LOC108036752 isoform X2: MEINYSPSRSDLFSSHCGWHTLRIRDIHISIAKTMKFSMALLLLLASSSAVSCREPEDTEGAGAAASEISEVLNAWRAKARCNVVPDERTQELFHELSFHPSQKQISEMLQTAKKVARKGGSGQANGLTFGQFCVLAADLKRFRASTISNQSSYCDYQTLSSGLLLPEHDDPAITSKQHLQSPVATTTSPAYSTKKPDSHGTELRSTKSFSSVDDTKKKKNASNEPVEVFLGGSCNPTTWRADVAIPALKELGISFYNPQVSDWTPDLIELEHRAKEKARVLFFVMDSETRASAGAIEAAHIAGQNCKQLVLVLHPYKPNQKILNEPISQQEYLDLNRNQLILKELVSRRGLPVLDNIPLGLQRTKDILSGIRDPPSKISSILDTVRGAFDRVNPQNDLLTVEQCKRALLFLGYAQSLVNLDNLTKIIINQRESLKLLQTHSTVAVDVDAGNCSQTTLPSQELIDFDLFCVISAYLSVLQQEIHESGCISPIKGTNVPPPQVYFTNAPDVDIYYSASKNISRTSSNASVPSNSSSGIGPDLERHTLFEQLSRSRDSGTSSPQPTASSSLGKSLRPQIMLNVESIETTEIITTKTVETKANTLTTSVVVPAEEEESDSNDSVFSSSSSIASAGDALCCGGGLDIRDVYLGGSCVLRTKWRQDLAVPYLQSKSVSFHTPALHESIQQMIQNQDQDGATQQQTAPPQEQLQHQRSFVRTRRKCKGNQLQLVEQEELTVAEESLSWSLPPVAVRQSLYNPSLLDSSRVLLFVISNETRSLAPMTLAAHCIGLMYNVVLAVQMLPEDCVLGGEKLTVAAIKDYNRGRSYLIDLAKRQGVPVFTDIRAALECTVAKVKAYNNRDRC, encoded by the exons AGAAGTTCTGAATGCATGGCGAGCAAAGGCCAGGTGCAATGTGGTGCCCGACGAGCGAACACAGGAACTCTTCCACGAGCTAAGCTTCCATCCTAGCCAAAAGCAGA TTAGTGAAATGCTGCAGACTGCCAAGAAAGTGGCCCGAAAGGGAGGAAGTGGTCAGGCGAATGGCTTGACCTTCGGTCAGTTTTGTGTTCTAGCCGCGGATCTGAAACGCTTCAG AGCTTCAACAATTTCGAATCAATCGTCCTACTGCGACTATCAGACTCTGTCCTCGGGTCTACTGCTCCCGGAACATGATGATCCTGCCATCACCTCCAAGCAACACCTGCAGTCCCCAGTTGCGACCACCACGTCACCTGCCTACAGCACCAAAAAGCCGGATAGCCATGGAACCGAATTAAGGAGTACCAAGTCCTTCAGCAGTGTGGATgataccaaaaaaaagaagaatgCCAGCAATGAGCCCGTTGAGGTGTTCCTCGGCGGTTCTTGTAATCCAACCACCTGGAGAGCCGACGTTGCCATTCCAGCCCTCAAGGAGCTGGGAATTTCATTTTACAATCCA CAAGTATCCGATTGGACGCCCGATCTTATCGAGCTCGAGCATCGAGCTAAGGAAAAGGCCCGTGTATTATTCTTCGTTATGGATTCGGAAACACGCGCATCTGCTGGTGCCATCGAGGCGGCACACATAGCGGGTCAAAACTGCAAGCAGCTGGTGTTGGTTTTGCATCCGTATAAACCAAATCAGAAGATCCTTAATGAGCCTATTTCACAGCA AGAATACCTCGATTTGAATCGCAACCAGCTGATACTTAAGGAGCTGGTCTCCCGTCGCGGTCTGCCCGTATTGGATAACATACCATTGGGTCTGCAGCGCACCAAGGATATCCTATCTGGCATCAGAGATCCACCGTCCAAAATATCTTCTATTTTAGA TACCGTTCGCGGCGCCTTTGATCGCGTAAACCCGCAAAACGATCTGCTCACTGTGGAACAGTGCAAACGAGCTCTCTTATTTCTAGGCTATGCTCAGAGTTTAGTTAATTTAGACAATTTAACTAAGATCATAATCAACCAACGCGAATCGCTGAAATTGCTCCAAACGCACAGCACAGTAGCGGTGGATGTCGATGCTGGCAATTGTAGCCAGACCACCCTGCCTAGCCAGGAGCTCATTGACTTCGATCTGTTCTGTGTGATCTCGGCGTATCTGTCCGTCCTACAGCAGGAGATCCACGAAAGCGGATGCATTTCGCCCATTAAGGGCACCAATGTGCCGCCACCGCAGGTTTACTTCACCAATG CTCCAGATGTGGATATTTACTACTCGGCCAGCAAGAATATTTCGCGCACGTCGAGCAACGCCAGTGTTCCGTCCAACAGCAGCAGTGGAATCGGTCCCGACTTGGAACGACATACTCTCTTTGAGCAACTGAGTCGCAGTAGGGACAGTGGAACTTCCTCTCCCCAGCCCACTGCATCGAGCAGTTTGGGTAAAAGCCTCCGACCACAGATCATGCTGAATGTGGAGTCTATCGAGACGACCGAGATAATCACCACAAAAACGGTAGAGACCAAGGCGAACACGTTGACTACATCCGTGGTTGTGCCTGCCGAAGAGGAGGAGAGTGACTCCAATGATTCAGTCTTCTCCAGTAGCAGTTCAATAGCTAGTGCCGGCGATGCGCTCTGCTGTGGTGGTGGTTTGGATATCCGGGATGTCTACCTAGGCGGAAGTTGTGTCCTCCGCACCAAATGGCGTCAAGATTTGGCTGTCCCCTATCTACAGTCCAAGAGTGTTAGTTTTCACACCCCGGCGCTGCATGAGAGTATCCAGCAGATGATTCAAAATCAGGATCAGGATGGTGCCACTCAGCAGCAAACAGCGCCACCGCAAGAACAGCTGCAGCATCAGAGGTCTTTTGTGCGCACTCGCAGAAAGTGCAAAGGGAATCAGTTGCAGCTggtggagcaggaggagctgaCGGTGGCAGAGGAGTCGCTCAGCTGGTCCTTGCCGCCGGTCGCCGTCCGCCAGAGCCTGTACAACCCATCGCTCCTGGACTCCAGTCGAGTCCTGCTCTTCGTAATCAGCAACGAGACCCGTTCCCTGGCACCCATGACCCTGGCCGCCCATTGCATTGGTCTTATGTACAACGTTGTTCTGGCGGTTCAGATGCTGCCCGAGGACTGTGTACTAGGTGGTGAAAAG CTGACTGTAGCGGCCATCAAGGACTATAATCGCGGACGGTCGTACCTGATCGACCTGGCCAAAAGGCAAGGCGTGCCCGTTTTCACCGACATTCGGGCCGCCCTCGAGTGCACCGTGGCCAAGGTGAAGGCGTACAACAATCGCGACCGCTGCTAA